The following coding sequences lie in one Phalacrocorax aristotelis chromosome 2, bGulAri2.1, whole genome shotgun sequence genomic window:
- the LOC142053915 gene encoding uncharacterized protein LOC142053915: MAETVGVMPADEEDIPNKRDDEDPLLNHDAIAASLCCSASPLLATLNEEKGNSAVPERLSILSSKAAAQAKALAGQEMVSGSQAQWAASGLAEHPLTAVNTSLGGSSYPAAVRNLQPAGIASPCSKSHCCDGDPSSEVLQVPRALSRAGKPPQAVTALPGKDPRGCHMLQVGTSAKGDMAPCSLGQVIWTKTTEVMETLENKKKEEKEKYRLQLAMYRRLLLLRSIRSLHKQLEQQQARLQECYGMVINTKKEVLKHIRSTSPSPSP, encoded by the coding sequence ATGGCTGAGACAGTAGGTGTAATGCCAGCAGATGAAGAGGACATCCCAAATAAGCGTGATGATGAAGACCCACTTCTGAATCATGATGCTATAGCAGCATCTCTGTGTTGTTCTGCCAGCCCTTTGTTAGCCACCCttaatgaagaaaagggaaactcAGCAGTGCCAGAGAGGCTGTCCATCCTctccagcaaagctgcagcccaggcaAAAGCCCTTGCTGGCCAAGAGATGGTTAGTGGTAGCCAGGCACAGTGGGCAGCCTCTGGGTTGGCTGAGCATCCTCTGACAGCTGTAAATACATCATTAGGTGGCTCATCATACCCTGCGGCAGTTCGTAACCTGCAGCCTGCGGGCATTGCCTCCCCATGCTCCAAAAGCCACTGCTGCGATGGTGACCCGAGTTCAGAGGTGCTGCAGGTCCCAAGGGCACTCAGCAGGGCTGGCAAGCCCCCACAAGCTGTCACTGCCCTGCCAGGGAAGGATCCCAGGGGCTGCCACATGCTGCAGGTGGGGACCAGTGCTAAGGGCGATATGGCTCCTTGTAGTCTAGGCCAGGTGATTTGGACAAAGACCACAGAAGTAATGGAGAccttagaaaataagaaaaaggaggaaaaggagaagtaTCGGCTCCAGCTAGCTATGTACCGACGGCTTCTGCTGTTGCGCTCAATCAGAAGCTTGCAtaagcagctggagcagcagcaggccaGATTGCAGGAATGCTACGGCATGGTAATAAATACCAAGAAAGAAGTGTTGAAACACATTCGCTCAACCTCACCCTCACCTTCGCCATAA